One stretch of Prionailurus viverrinus isolate Anna chromosome C1, UM_Priviv_1.0, whole genome shotgun sequence DNA includes these proteins:
- the TMEM200B gene encoding transmembrane protein 200B, which produces MTAGSPGDCGEVRRSPEGRVSRLGRRLGRRRRPRSPPEPLRVRARLRLRSPSGAFAALGALVVLVGMGIAVAGYWPHRAGAPGPRAANASAPLLSELRREGRGAGRAHGPHERLRLLGPVVMGVGLFVFICANTLLYENRDLETRRLRQGVLRAQALRPPDGAGWDCALLPSPGPRTPRAIGRAEPESWDLSPRRGTSPVPSVRSLRSEPANPRLGLPALLNSYPLKGPGLPPPWGPRTQTGHVIITVQPSGSCIEHSKSLDLGLGELLLGAPAARDCAHRSWPRLDRLSLGGYAKLGGGGDLGARV; this is translated from the coding sequence ATGACGGCTGGGAGCCCTGGAGACTGCGGGGAGGTGCGCAGGAGCCCCGAGGGCCGCGTCTCTCGCCTGGGCCGCCGCCTGGGCCGCCGCCGGCGCCCGCGCTCCCCGCCCGAACCTCTGCGGGTGCGGGCACGGCTGCGGCTGCGCTCGCCGTCGGGGGCGTTCGCGGCGCTGGGGGCGCTCGTGGTACTGGTCGGCATGGGCATCGCAGTGGCCGGCTACTGGCCGCACCGCGCCGGCGCCCCAGGGCCGCGCGCTGCCAATGCCAGCGCGCCCCTCCTCAGCGAGCTGCGACGCGAGGGTCGCGGCGCCGGCCGGGCCCACGGCCCGCACGAGCGGCTGCGGCTCCTCGGGCCGGTGGTCATGGGCGTCGGCCTGTTCGTGTTCATCTGCGCCAACACGCTACTCTACGAGAACCGCGACTTGGAGACGCGACGGCTTCGCCAGGGGGTGCTGCGGGCCCAGGCGCTCCGCCCTCCTGACGGCGCCGGCTGGGACTgcgccctcctccccagccccggACCCAGGACTCCCCGAGCCATAGGCCGCGCAGAGCCAGAAAGTTGGGACCTGTCCCCGCGTCGGGGCACCTCACCCGTCCCGTCAGTGCGGAGTCTGCGTTCAGAGCCTGCTAATCCTCGCTTGGGGTTACCTGCCCTGCTCAACAGTTACCCTCTGAAGGGCCCAGGGCTGCCCCCACCCTGGGGTCCACGGACCCAGACTGGCCATGTGATTATCACCGTGCAGCCCTCTGGTTCCTGCATCGAACATTCCAAGTCTCTGGATCTGGGCCTTGGGGAGCTCCTACTTGGGGCCCCGGCAGCTCGAGACTGCGCTCACCGGAGCTGGCCACGGCTGGACCGCCTCAGTCTGGGGGGTTATGCCAagttgggaggaggaggggacttGGGAGCCCGGGTTTGA